The following coding sequences lie in one Haladaptatus sp. DJG-WS-42 genomic window:
- a CDS encoding NADH-ubiquinone oxidoreductase-F iron-sulfur binding region domain-containing protein, protein MADTQGAVGHTATVRLCGDDTAVRDRLMSVATEAATDTPVVTVGSTGIPDIEPLVALSRGGVTDFLAHPDEATLSDVISAFEDGTLAADHADFSVTHEETQWTFPAPDVGPLAVGIRRALARCGWVVPDAPTDYDAFAYEHAREAGDDATARLRRLSLLGRGRGDGRTDQPITKAWDTARESAGDPVVVVNANESDPRNQTDRTLLCGAPIDSIDAALAVAELVGEDAPADVVCYLNEADELAQKRVRDAVAALEAEFSLSNPPEIVVGPDRFIAGEMTMALEAMEGKDRLEARLRPPTPDVFGLYGRPTVIHTPRTLAQVREAILSPDRFDAGSADPGTRLVTVTGGDSTATVELATDDSLSAVQEAVTFEGALKLACVGGQFGGLTRTLDVSANAPTLLDTNLGTDGAVELFGAHTCPVALAGTRSRFAAEENCGRCVPCREGSTQLVTLLRNVYDGEYDNGKIRELARVMRETSTCDFGQLASRPVTTAMAAFEHEFIEHAAGRCPTGVCEEV, encoded by the coding sequence ATGGCAGACACACAGGGTGCGGTGGGACACACAGCAACAGTTCGGCTCTGTGGTGACGACACGGCCGTCCGCGACCGACTCATGAGCGTGGCGACGGAAGCGGCAACCGACACGCCGGTTGTCACCGTGGGTTCGACCGGGATTCCCGACATCGAACCGCTCGTCGCGCTCAGCCGTGGCGGCGTGACTGACTTTCTCGCACACCCGGACGAGGCCACGCTTTCTGACGTGATTTCCGCCTTCGAAGACGGAACACTCGCAGCCGACCACGCAGATTTTTCTGTGACCCACGAGGAGACGCAGTGGACGTTTCCCGCGCCCGATGTAGGGCCGCTTGCAGTCGGCATCAGGCGCGCCCTCGCGCGCTGTGGATGGGTCGTCCCGGACGCACCGACAGACTACGACGCCTTCGCGTACGAGCACGCACGCGAAGCGGGAGACGATGCGACCGCACGGCTTCGACGCCTTAGCCTACTCGGGCGCGGCCGCGGCGACGGTCGCACTGACCAACCCATCACCAAAGCGTGGGACACCGCCCGCGAGAGCGCGGGTGACCCGGTGGTGGTCGTGAACGCAAACGAGAGCGACCCGCGCAATCAGACCGACCGAACCCTGCTCTGTGGCGCACCAATCGACAGCATCGACGCCGCACTCGCTGTCGCAGAACTGGTGGGTGAAGACGCCCCCGCAGACGTGGTGTGCTACCTGAACGAGGCGGACGAACTCGCCCAAAAACGGGTGCGGGATGCGGTCGCTGCGCTCGAAGCCGAATTCTCGCTCTCGAACCCTCCAGAAATCGTCGTCGGCCCCGACCGCTTTATTGCCGGTGAGATGACGATGGCGCTCGAAGCCATGGAGGGAAAAGACCGCCTCGAAGCGCGACTCCGCCCGCCAACACCCGACGTGTTTGGGCTGTACGGCCGCCCCACCGTGATTCACACCCCGCGAACGCTCGCACAGGTTCGTGAGGCGATTCTGTCTCCCGACCGCTTTGACGCAGGAAGCGCAGACCCAGGAACGCGCCTCGTGACCGTCACGGGTGGCGATTCGACCGCGACCGTCGAACTCGCAACCGACGACTCGCTATCTGCGGTTCAGGAGGCGGTGACCTTTGAGGGAGCGCTCAAACTCGCCTGTGTTGGCGGGCAGTTCGGCGGCCTCACGCGAACGCTCGACGTTTCTGCGAATGCACCCACGCTTTTGGACACGAATCTCGGCACCGACGGTGCGGTCGAACTGTTCGGCGCGCACACCTGTCCCGTCGCGCTCGCTGGCACGCGCTCGCGCTTTGCCGCGGAGGAAAACTGCGGCCGGTGCGTGCCGTGTCGAGAGGGATCGACCCAGTTGGTGACCCTGCTCCGGAACGTCTATGATGGTGAGTACGACAACGGGAAAATCCGCGAACTTGCCCGCGTCATGCGCGAGACGAGCACGTGCGACTTCGGCCAGCTGGCCTCACGGCCGGTGACGACGGCGATGGCCGCCTTCGAGCACGAGTTCATCGAACACGCCGCCGGGCGCTGTCCGACCGGCGTGTGCGAGGAGGTGTGA
- a CDS encoding HAMP domain-containing sensor histidine kinase — MLLFVFFLSHLLLIDEIGHLFDLHHIVELGLLALLPTTLLLGVGWLRESAFSEEIRWRITGWVIASTLAVGTLATLALFAIEFPLVSDGASFLLPVAAGVGANAGFVIGTNEARAIQHAEASARAELSAEFAEAERGRLQHLNDLLRHDILNSVMVIQAMADVLLETSEDETERDRLKRIRRQSDLVTELIQNVRILAQIPTDEHELEAIDLTEILTVEIEALREAYPAATLDLTIPDHVYVHADTLVGSIFMNLVRNGIVHNDSDSPHVSLTVTEADDTVSVRVEDNGPGLPEYVKETLFEQQENTDHGLGLYLVKVLVENYDGAISLTSTGEEGTVFTVTLTAVDAVEALSVEP; from the coding sequence GTGCTACTGTTCGTCTTTTTTCTGTCACATCTGCTTCTCATAGACGAAATCGGACACCTGTTCGACCTCCACCACATCGTGGAGTTGGGGCTGCTTGCTTTGTTACCAACGACGTTACTCCTCGGGGTTGGGTGGCTCAGAGAGAGCGCGTTTTCAGAGGAGATACGGTGGCGTATCACGGGATGGGTGATTGCCAGTACCCTCGCGGTTGGCACGCTTGCGACACTCGCTCTCTTTGCGATTGAATTCCCCCTTGTCAGTGACGGTGCGAGTTTCCTGTTGCCGGTGGCCGCAGGTGTCGGAGCGAACGCAGGATTCGTCATTGGCACGAACGAAGCCCGCGCGATACAGCACGCAGAGGCAAGTGCACGCGCAGAGCTGTCGGCTGAGTTCGCAGAGGCAGAGCGCGGTCGGCTCCAACACCTAAACGACCTGTTGCGCCACGACATCCTGAACTCGGTGATGGTGATTCAGGCGATGGCAGACGTCTTACTCGAGACGAGCGAGGACGAAACCGAACGCGACCGTCTCAAGCGGATTCGTCGCCAGAGCGACCTCGTCACCGAACTCATCCAAAACGTGCGCATTCTCGCCCAAATACCGACCGATGAACACGAACTCGAAGCAATCGACCTCACTGAGATTCTCACGGTCGAAATCGAGGCGCTCAGAGAAGCGTACCCGGCGGCGACACTCGACCTCACGATACCCGACCACGTCTACGTCCACGCAGACACGCTGGTCGGGTCGATTTTCATGAACCTCGTCAGAAACGGTATCGTCCACAACGACAGTGATTCGCCGCACGTCTCGCTCACCGTGACAGAAGCCGACGATACCGTCTCAGTGCGCGTCGAGGACAATGGTCCTGGCCTCCCTGAGTACGTGAAAGAAACCTTGTTCGAACAGCAAGAAAACACAGACCACGGCCTCGGCCTCTACCTCGTGAAAGTGCTCGTAGAGAACTACGATGGAGCGATTTCACTCACCTCGACGGGCGAGGAGGGCACGGTGTTCACCGTCACACTCACAGCGGTCGACGCTGTGGAGGCGCTCTCGGTCGAGCCGTAA
- a CDS encoding HAD family hydrolase produces MSVSFDLFGTLVEAEYPENPAAAVGAELAARNVPVPDDWEDAYHEVHIDAPEGAEVPLPAHVNAALRSRDVDFRVGGDGHGNVVRRALVAAFDPEVTTREGAVEAVKAAAAHGPVAILSNCSVPDLANRTLIRSELYPPMFDCIMTSLGCGWRKPDARAFESVARMLDTPIENLIHVGDDPATDGGAADAGATAVLLSDVPLTEFPDWLEAH; encoded by the coding sequence GTGAGCGTCTCGTTCGACCTGTTCGGGACGCTTGTCGAGGCCGAATATCCGGAGAATCCAGCCGCCGCGGTCGGCGCGGAACTGGCCGCGAGAAACGTCCCCGTCCCCGACGACTGGGAAGACGCCTACCACGAGGTACACATCGACGCCCCCGAGGGTGCGGAAGTGCCGCTTCCAGCGCACGTAAACGCCGCCCTTCGCAGCCGTGACGTGGATTTCAGAGTCGGTGGCGACGGCCACGGCAACGTGGTGCGCCGTGCGCTCGTCGCCGCATTCGATCCGGAGGTGACCACCCGCGAAGGTGCCGTCGAAGCGGTCAAAGCCGCCGCAGCCCACGGCCCAGTCGCCATCCTCTCAAACTGCAGCGTCCCCGACCTCGCAAACCGGACGCTCATCCGCTCTGAGCTGTATCCTCCGATGTTCGACTGCATCATGACGAGCCTCGGGTGTGGCTGGCGCAAACCCGACGCCCGCGCGTTCGAGTCGGTGGCGCGAATGCTCGACACACCCATCGAAAATCTGATTCACGTCGGCGACGACCCCGCGACAGACGGCGGCGCGGCCGACGCGGGTGCAACCGCTGTCCTGCTCTCCGACGTGCCGCTCACCGAGTTTCCCGACTGGTTGGAGGCACACTGA
- the cbiB gene encoding adenosylcobinamide-phosphate synthase CbiB, whose protein sequence is MGLLAVIAVGLAFALDARFAEPPARIHPVAIFGQLIAPLDRDWRTPKLVGMSIALLFPLAVAAIAAGTILLVTVPFLAAIVAGLWLFSTTSRSMLVSLARDVLAAVDADNPTAHSHIRGLVGRDTTNLSPGELRSGAVESAAENLADGLVAPLLAFVLGAQVSLALGVGAAVWVKAVNTLDSMLGYPAKPHGTASARLDDVVMWLPARVSALLLAVAARNLRALSVARRWAHAPPSPNSGWPMATLAAATNAQLRKPDTYTLNPDASLPTSEGATRGVRIVNVAALLAFALAGVIAWF, encoded by the coding sequence ATGGGATTGCTGGCCGTGATCGCCGTGGGACTTGCGTTCGCGCTCGATGCGCGCTTCGCTGAGCCACCCGCGCGCATCCACCCTGTGGCGATATTCGGCCAGCTTATCGCGCCGCTCGACCGTGACTGGCGCACACCAAAACTCGTCGGCATGTCGATTGCGCTCTTGTTCCCACTCGCAGTCGCAGCCATCGCTGCGGGCACAATTCTCCTCGTGACCGTTCCATTTCTCGCCGCGATTGTCGCCGGGCTCTGGTTGTTTTCGACCACGAGCCGGAGCATGCTCGTCTCGCTCGCCCGCGACGTCCTCGCCGCCGTAGACGCAGACAACCCGACCGCGCACAGCCACATCCGCGGCCTCGTGGGTCGAGACACCACCAACCTCTCGCCGGGTGAACTCCGCAGCGGCGCGGTCGAGAGCGCGGCCGAAAACCTCGCAGACGGGCTCGTCGCGCCCTTGCTCGCGTTCGTGCTCGGCGCACAGGTGTCGCTCGCACTTGGCGTCGGAGCCGCTGTGTGGGTGAAAGCCGTGAACACGCTCGACTCGATGCTCGGTTATCCCGCGAAACCCCACGGCACCGCGAGTGCCCGGCTTGACGACGTCGTGATGTGGCTTCCCGCTCGGGTGAGCGCACTCTTGCTCGCCGTTGCTGCTCGAAATCTGCGCGCCCTGTCTGTGGCTCGGCGGTGGGCACACGCGCCGCCATCGCCGAATTCGGGCTGGCCAATGGCGACGCTCGCGGCGGCGACGAACGCCCAACTGCGAAAACCCGACACCTACACGCTGAATCCCGACGCATCGCTGCCGACCTCCGAAGGGGCGACTCGGGGCGTCCGAATTGTGAACGTCGCCGCCCTCCTCGCGTTCGCCCTCGCCGGGGTGATTGCGTGGTTCTGA
- the cobS gene encoding adenosylcobinamide-GDP ribazoletransferase, whose amino-acid sequence MVLTALRGALGFLSQVPVGQTGTAWEAFLRTPVAFPLAGYVIGALLAVPLLLPLPPATAAIVFVCWLLVVTGINHADGVADLGDALAVHGDQERRRDVMRDTTVGVGAVLAVCVVFLGVAAAAFSLASLALAALAVVVAAEVSAKLGMVFVACFGTAAHEGLGSALTEPLDSRSFVLPLVVSLPVAALSWPNPAAAVALVAGLTTALVVFWWANRTLGGVSGDVLGATNELARAVALHAGVVAWMRW is encoded by the coding sequence GTGGTTCTGACCGCGCTTCGCGGCGCGCTCGGCTTTCTCTCGCAGGTTCCCGTCGGGCAGACCGGGACGGCGTGGGAGGCGTTTTTGCGAACGCCGGTCGCGTTCCCGCTCGCGGGCTACGTCATCGGTGCCCTCCTCGCCGTTCCCCTCTTGCTCCCGCTTCCACCAGCGACGGCGGCCATCGTGTTCGTCTGCTGGTTGCTCGTCGTCACCGGCATCAACCACGCAGACGGCGTTGCTGACCTCGGTGACGCCCTCGCGGTACACGGCGACCAAGAACGCAGACGCGACGTGATGCGCGATACGACCGTCGGCGTCGGTGCCGTCCTCGCCGTCTGTGTCGTGTTTCTCGGCGTTGCGGCGGCCGCGTTCTCGCTTGCGAGCCTCGCGCTCGCGGCACTCGCGGTTGTGGTTGCAGCCGAGGTCAGCGCCAAACTCGGGATGGTGTTCGTCGCGTGCTTCGGGACGGCCGCCCACGAGGGACTCGGGTCTGCACTCACCGAACCGCTCGATTCGCGTTCCTTCGTGCTTCCGCTCGTCGTCTCGCTTCCTGTCGCAGCGCTCTCATGGCCAAACCCGGCCGCAGCAGTCGCGCTCGTTGCCGGACTCACTACCGCGCTCGTCGTGTTCTGGTGGGCGAACCGCACGCTCGGCGGCGTCAGCGGCGACGTGCTCGGGGCGACCAACGAACTCGCGCGCGCCGTCGCGCTCCACGCGGGGGTGGTCGCATGGATGCGCTGGTGA
- a CDS encoding NTP transferase domain-containing protein, whose amino-acid sequence MCGGRGTRLDTDVEKPLYEIAGEPMIDAVIGALTESRVDNTVVAVSPHTPETARHLDSFPQIETPGEGYVADLGDALAHLSEPVLTVAADLPLLTGEVLDAVLAAYDGDSLTVCVPAALKSQLGVSADLTFDHEGQPVAPTGVNIVASSTSETMFLSADPRLAVNVNRPTDAQIAEVWR is encoded by the coding sequence ATGTGCGGCGGCCGGGGCACGCGCCTCGACACCGACGTGGAGAAACCGCTCTACGAAATCGCTGGCGAGCCAATGATTGACGCCGTGATTGGGGCACTCACAGAGAGTCGCGTCGACAACACTGTCGTCGCCGTCTCGCCGCACACCCCCGAAACCGCCCGCCACCTCGACTCGTTCCCGCAAATCGAGACGCCCGGCGAGGGCTACGTTGCCGACCTCGGCGACGCCCTTGCTCACCTCTCAGAACCCGTTCTCACCGTCGCCGCAGACTTGCCCTTGCTCACGGGCGAGGTTCTCGACGCCGTCCTCGCCGCCTACGACGGTGACTCGCTCACCGTCTGCGTCCCCGCCGCGCTCAAATCCCAGTTGGGCGTGAGCGCAGACCTGACCTTCGACCACGAGGGGCAACCCGTCGCGCCAACCGGCGTGAACATCGTTGCCTCATCCACTTCTGAAACCATGTTTCTCTCAGCTGACCCACGACTGGCAGTGAACGTGAATCGACCAACAGACGCCCAGATTGCGGAGGTGTGGCGATGA
- the cobT gene encoding nicotinate mononucleotide-dependent phosphoribosyltransferase CobT: MRFVLACAATETAQIEGISAAGATRTLMAHTPPADAELIEYGRPTLAPVVPVSPDGCPTPAIVTRAVRECTDFPMLVVDAGLAAPSGAPTVELGDRPGGDIRNREPVPNAAAIYERGVELGESLPEDHLVIGETIPGGTTTALGVLTALGEPHATSSSLPENPQSLKARVVEEGLAASDLDSGDCAERPIEAVTHMGDPMLAAVAGIAVGALSRGARVTLAGGTQQIAAAALVRHAGVEAPLELATTSFVANDPSSDVEGAAADLGLTLTVTDPGFHDEDHVAMEHYCAGVAKEGAGMGGALAVAAERNVPMADVRAQLVDCYDRLVGDNGA; encoded by the coding sequence ATGAGGTTCGTCCTCGCGTGCGCCGCGACCGAAACCGCCCAAATCGAGGGTATCAGCGCCGCGGGCGCGACCCGAACGCTGATGGCTCACACGCCGCCCGCGGACGCCGAACTCATCGAGTACGGCAGGCCCACGCTCGCGCCGGTCGTGCCGGTCAGCCCGGATGGCTGTCCCACCCCCGCAATCGTCACGCGCGCAGTGCGCGAGTGTACGGACTTTCCGATGCTCGTCGTGGACGCGGGGCTCGCCGCGCCGTCGGGTGCGCCGACTGTCGAACTCGGCGACCGGCCCGGTGGCGACATCCGAAATCGAGAACCCGTCCCGAACGCTGCGGCCATCTACGAACGCGGCGTCGAACTCGGCGAGTCGCTCCCCGAAGACCACCTCGTCATCGGCGAGACCATCCCGGGCGGGACGACGACCGCACTCGGTGTGCTCACTGCCCTCGGAGAACCGCACGCAACCTCGTCGTCGCTCCCTGAGAATCCACAGTCGCTGAAAGCACGTGTCGTTGAGGAGGGGCTCGCCGCGAGCGACCTCGACTCCGGCGATTGCGCCGAACGTCCCATCGAGGCGGTCACACACATGGGCGACCCGATGCTCGCAGCGGTGGCTGGTATCGCCGTTGGCGCACTGTCTCGGGGCGCGCGCGTGACGCTCGCTGGCGGCACCCAGCAGATTGCGGCCGCCGCGCTCGTCCGTCACGCGGGCGTCGAAGCTCCGCTCGAACTCGCCACCACGTCGTTCGTCGCAAACGACCCGTCGTCGGATGTCGAAGGGGCTGCGGCCGACCTTGGCCTCACGCTTACCGTCACCGACCCCGGTTTCCACGACGAAGATCACGTCGCAATGGAACACTACTGCGCGGGCGTCGCAAAGGAGGGCGCGGGCATGGGTGGCGCGCTCGCCGTCGCCGCAGAACGCAACGTACCGATGGCCGACGTGCGCGCTCAACTCGTCGACTGCTACGACCGGTTGGTGGGGGATAATGGAGCCTGA
- a CDS encoding threonine-phosphate decarboxylase produces the protein MEPEAIRTAERVPHGSSDDPELLDFSANTNPHVPPGVREVYEAAFAQARTYPQEPPETYRHAAAEYVDCDPSKIIPTPGGLAAIRLAIECTVSPGDSVLVPYPSFGEYAREVQLQGAQPEFVPHDKLLEADPDGHALAILCNPNNPTGDAYDPDALREFARTCHDSGTPLLVDEAFLGFTDHPSLAGEPGVIVARSLTKLFGLPGIRAGFAVADGDLRDSLLTARRSWNMGTPTLAVGAFCMRQADFITETRERVATERDRMTATLSEHFTVHPSDAPYLLLDVGDSDVTSLLNRALEHGIAIRDATTFRSLESHVRVAIRLPDENDELLAVLCDV, from the coding sequence ATGGAGCCTGAGGCGATTCGTACGGCAGAGCGGGTTCCTCACGGCAGCAGCGACGACCCCGAACTGCTCGACTTCAGCGCGAACACGAATCCGCACGTGCCGCCGGGCGTCCGCGAGGTGTACGAAGCAGCCTTCGCACAGGCGCGAACCTATCCGCAGGAACCGCCCGAAACATATCGCCACGCAGCAGCGGAGTACGTCGATTGTGACCCATCCAAAATTATCCCGACGCCGGGCGGCCTCGCCGCGATTCGCCTCGCCATCGAGTGTACGGTGTCGCCCGGCGACTCCGTGCTCGTCCCGTACCCGAGTTTCGGAGAATATGCCCGCGAGGTGCAATTGCAGGGCGCACAGCCCGAGTTCGTGCCACACGACAAACTGCTCGAAGCCGACCCGGACGGTCACGCACTCGCCATCCTGTGCAACCCGAACAATCCGACCGGCGACGCATACGACCCTGATGCGCTCCGCGAATTTGCTCGCACCTGCCACGACTCCGGGACGCCACTGCTCGTAGACGAGGCGTTCCTCGGCTTCACCGACCACCCCTCGCTCGCGGGCGAACCGGGCGTCATCGTGGCGCGCTCGCTCACCAAACTGTTCGGCCTGCCGGGCATTCGGGCTGGCTTTGCTGTCGCCGACGGCGACCTGCGTGACTCGCTGCTCACCGCTCGTCGGTCGTGGAACATGGGCACGCCCACGCTCGCCGTCGGTGCGTTTTGTATGCGCCAAGCCGACTTCATCACAGAAACCCGTGAGCGCGTAGCCACCGAGCGCGACCGCATGACGGCGACCCTCAGCGAACACTTCACGGTTCATCCCTCAGACGCGCCCTACCTGTTGCTCGACGTGGGCGACAGCGACGTGACGAGCCTTCTCAACCGCGCACTCGAACACGGCATCGCCATCCGCGACGCGACGACGTTCCGCAGCCTTGAGTCGCACGTTCGGGTCGCAATTCGGCTGCCGGACGAGAACGACGAACTGCTGGCGGTGCTTTGTGATGTTTGA
- a CDS encoding adenosylcobinamide amidohydrolase, which translates to MFEPTVRQDVLRVSQPGSRWLSTGWNGGFADADAAFNVSVPEGWARTDLGEYARERRAQAGFDGAGPTLFTGVDMEHLRGAKLNGVVAFATAGVSNPAVLPMEPSGDPSSVEQPDAGTVNVILCTDRALADDAMATLLGVAVEAKTATLLAKTGFTGTTTDAVIVGCDPTGEDATFTGSATRVGTAARACVREAVSASLAARYAGNPDKPMPESVADAKYGVTTSDRATIFDPLQ; encoded by the coding sequence ATGTTTGAGCCAACTGTCCGCCAAGACGTGCTCCGCGTTTCACAACCCGGCAGCCGGTGGCTGTCGACCGGGTGGAACGGCGGATTCGCCGACGCCGACGCCGCGTTCAACGTGAGCGTCCCGGAGGGATGGGCGCGAACCGACCTGGGTGAGTATGCCCGAGAACGCAGGGCACAGGCTGGTTTCGACGGAGCGGGGCCGACGCTGTTCACAGGCGTCGACATGGAACACCTTCGGGGTGCGAAACTGAACGGTGTCGTCGCCTTTGCGACCGCAGGCGTCTCGAATCCGGCAGTGCTCCCGATGGAGCCGTCGGGCGACCCGTCGTCAGTAGAACAGCCAGACGCCGGAACCGTGAACGTCATTCTCTGTACCGACCGTGCGCTTGCGGACGACGCGATGGCAACGCTGCTCGGCGTGGCTGTCGAGGCGAAAACCGCGACCTTGCTTGCGAAAACTGGCTTCACCGGGACGACGACGGACGCCGTCATCGTCGGCTGTGACCCGACAGGCGAGGACGCCACGTTCACAGGGAGTGCAACCCGCGTTGGCACGGCGGCGCGAGCCTGCGTGCGCGAAGCCGTGAGCGCCTCGCTTGCCGCCCGCTACGCGGGAAACCCCGACAAACCGATGCCAGAGAGCGTTGCTGACGCCAAGTACGGCGTCACCACATCCGACCGCGCAACCATTTTCGACCCACTACAATGA
- a CDS encoding cob(I)yrinic acid a,c-diamide adenosyltransferase yields the protein MTDSDSSQREEQLKNTPGKGRTPTARAIEPRSPEEFGLVQVWWGNGKGKTTAALGMGFRAAGHGYRVHFLQFMKGGASSVEDVRGEYNAIDAFPGFTYETSGSYGWHGFLDESDDDEHEARAKAGLDRARELLWGASGVSLDEPIALDGEPEAGVHMLILDEILYAANRGLVEPEDVVALIENKPPNLELVLTGGHEAPEYVFEGADLVTEVKKHKHPFDAGQRARRGTEY from the coding sequence ATGACCGATTCAGATTCATCCCAACGCGAAGAACAGCTCAAAAACACCCCCGGAAAGGGCCGGACGCCGACCGCTCGCGCCATCGAACCGAGGTCCCCAGAGGAGTTCGGGCTGGTGCAGGTGTGGTGGGGCAACGGGAAGGGAAAGACCACCGCAGCGCTGGGCATGGGCTTTCGCGCCGCTGGACACGGCTACCGCGTCCACTTCCTCCAGTTCATGAAAGGCGGCGCCTCGAGCGTCGAGGACGTGCGCGGAGAGTACAACGCCATCGACGCCTTCCCCGGATTCACTTACGAAACCTCGGGGAGCTACGGCTGGCACGGCTTCTTAGACGAGAGCGACGACGACGAACACGAAGCCCGCGCGAAAGCCGGTCTCGACCGGGCACGCGAGTTGCTCTGGGGAGCTTCTGGTGTCTCGCTCGACGAGCCGATTGCGCTCGACGGCGAACCCGAAGCGGGCGTCCATATGCTCATCTTAGACGAGATTCTCTACGCCGCGAACCGCGGGCTGGTCGAACCCGAAGACGTGGTTGCACTCATTGAGAACAAACCGCCGAATCTCGAACTCGTGTTGACCGGTGGGCACGAAGCGCCCGAGTACGTCTTTGAGGGCGCAGACCTCGTGACCGAAGTGAAAAAGCACAAACACCCCTTTGACGCGGGCCAGCGCGCCCGGAGAGGAACGGAGTATTGA
- a CDS encoding cobyric acid synthase: MTRTILVAGTASHVGKSTVAAGLCRALSDAGVSVAPFKAQNMSNNARVALSRAGEWGEIGVSQFVQARAARVPATTDMNPVLLKPRGDGQSQLVIQGEAVGNFEAGAYYEAGWERAKAAAEASFERLAAEYDVIVAEGAGSIAEINLADRDLANRETALFADADILLLGDIERGGVFASLYGTLELMPDDLRERVIGTAITKFRGDPSLLDSGLSALEARTGVPCLGVLPYDDPGLPEEDSVSLPAAAERAVWGTEDGVSETAAITIAVPRLPHISNFTDLEPLAAEPGVRVAFVPLNDSLDVADAVVLPGTKNTVDDLLALREAGFGERIRAFDGPVVGICGGFQLLGDRLTNVEVESTSERGDIQGFGLLPVTTEFLPEKRVTRPTLAVDGHGLLAGFSGTVTGYEIHMGRTSASGSVARPLGPESAATERVLGTYLHGLFENDSLRRAFVEAVFSAAEKSVPSFADATDDPADRAAELVTKHLDSEFIEGLLETPAR, translated from the coding sequence TTGACGCGGACGATTCTGGTCGCCGGAACCGCGAGCCACGTCGGCAAGAGCACCGTCGCCGCAGGCCTGTGTCGCGCCCTCTCTGACGCCGGTGTGTCGGTCGCGCCGTTCAAGGCGCAGAACATGAGCAACAACGCGCGGGTCGCGCTGTCGCGTGCGGGCGAGTGGGGCGAAATCGGCGTCTCGCAGTTCGTCCAAGCCCGCGCAGCGCGGGTTCCGGCGACGACGGATATGAACCCTGTGCTGCTCAAACCGCGCGGTGATGGCCAGTCGCAACTCGTGATTCAGGGCGAAGCCGTCGGCAACTTCGAGGCCGGAGCCTACTACGAAGCCGGGTGGGAACGCGCGAAAGCCGCCGCCGAAGCATCCTTCGAGCGCCTCGCTGCCGAATACGACGTCATCGTCGCGGAGGGCGCGGGGAGCATCGCGGAAATCAACCTCGCAGACCGCGACCTCGCCAACCGCGAAACCGCGCTGTTCGCGGACGCGGACATCCTCTTGCTCGGCGACATCGAACGCGGCGGCGTGTTCGCCAGCCTCTACGGGACGCTCGAACTGATGCCCGACGACCTCCGCGAGCGCGTGATTGGCACCGCCATCACCAAATTCCGCGGTGACCCGAGCCTGCTCGATTCTGGACTTTCTGCGTTAGAAGCGCGAACCGGCGTGCCGTGTCTCGGCGTGCTCCCCTACGACGACCCGGGCTTGCCCGAAGAGGACAGTGTCTCGCTGCCGGCGGCGGCCGAACGTGCGGTGTGGGGCACAGAGGACGGCGTCTCTGAGACGGCTGCAATCACGATTGCCGTGCCTCGACTGCCGCACATCTCGAACTTCACCGACCTCGAACCACTCGCCGCGGAACCGGGTGTGCGAGTCGCGTTCGTCCCCCTCAATGATTCGCTTGACGTGGCTGATGCCGTCGTGCTCCCGGGCACGAAAAACACCGTTGATGACCTGCTCGCGCTCCGCGAGGCCGGATTCGGCGAGCGCATTCGCGCCTTCGACGGCCCCGTCGTCGGCATCTGTGGTGGCTTCCAACTGCTTGGCGACCGCCTCACGAACGTCGAAGTAGAGAGCACGAGCGAACGCGGCGATATTCAGGGATTCGGCCTCCTTCCAGTCACGACCGAGTTCTTGCCCGAAAAGCGCGTGACACGGCCAACTCTTGCTGTGGACGGACACGGACTGCTCGCCGGTTTCTCCGGAACTGTCACCGGCTACGAAATCCACATGGGTCGGACGAGCGCGTCGGGGTCGGTGGCCCGACCACTCGGCCCCGAGAGCGCGGCGACAGAGCGTGTACTTGGCACGTACCTGCACGGATTGTTCGAGAACGACTCGCTTCGCCGGGCGTTCGTAGAAGCGGTGTTTTCGGCTGCTGAGAAATCGGTTCCCAGTTTCGCCGACGCAACCGACGACCCCGCAGACCGGGCGGCGGAGTTGGTGACGAAACATCTCGATTCAGAATTTATCGAGGGACTTCTCGAAACACCCGCACGCTGA